A single Streptomyces sp. 2114.4 DNA region contains:
- a CDS encoding arsenate reductase family protein gives MEIWLNPACSKCRSAVEILDEEGARYTVRRYLEDPPNADDLRGVLTRLGLAPWDITRTQEDEAKTLGLAQWERTDAARERWIAALAAHPRLIQRPIITADDGSALVGRSEEAVREAVARTGGEEASKG, from the coding sequence ATGGAGATCTGGCTCAACCCCGCGTGCTCCAAGTGCCGTTCGGCCGTGGAGATCCTGGACGAAGAGGGCGCCCGCTACACCGTGCGCAGATACCTCGAGGACCCGCCCAACGCCGATGACCTGCGCGGCGTGCTGACGCGGCTGGGCCTGGCGCCCTGGGACATCACCCGGACCCAGGAGGACGAGGCGAAGACATTGGGCCTCGCGCAGTGGGAGCGCACCGACGCCGCGCGCGAGCGGTGGATCGCGGCGCTGGCGGCACACCCCCGGCTGATCCAGCGGCCGATCATCACGGCGGACGACGGCTCGGCGCTGGTGGGACGGAGCGAGGAAGCCGTACGCGAGGCAGTGGCGCGGACCGGGGGCGAAGAGGCCTCGAAGGGCTGA
- a CDS encoding acyltransferase family protein → MFPAAPTPRTELPPARAAEGTDRPEPTDRSSGADGAKGAEGAAPPAPKSDGRNAFFDNAKYLAIVLVAMGHAWEPLTDGSRAAEALYMTVYTFHMPAFIIISGYFSRSFDMRKDRLQRLVTGVAVPYVLFETAYAFFKRWADDDPGHPISLLDPWFLTWFLVALFIWRLTTPLWKIVRWPIPLAVAIAVMASVSPDIGDDLDLQRVLQFLPFFVLGLALRPEHFKLVQRRAVRIASLPVFACALVMAYWAAPRMSSAWFYHRDSAQELGTTWWIGVVMTLALFGCSIVMTACFFSWVPTRRTWFTVLGAGTLYGYLLHGFLAKGSRFWGWFDDYEWLHSPLGEIAVTLLAGAIVTALCTPPVRRVFRFAMEPTMAWAFRKDPADTARARVSA, encoded by the coding sequence ATGTTTCCCGCTGCCCCGACACCGCGCACCGAACTGCCCCCTGCCCGCGCGGCGGAGGGCACCGACCGGCCGGAGCCCACGGACCGGTCGTCCGGGGCGGACGGCGCCAAAGGTGCCGAGGGCGCGGCGCCACCCGCACCCAAGAGCGATGGCCGCAACGCCTTCTTCGACAACGCGAAGTATCTGGCCATCGTGCTGGTGGCGATGGGGCACGCATGGGAACCGCTGACCGACGGCAGTCGCGCCGCCGAGGCGCTCTACATGACCGTCTACACCTTCCACATGCCGGCCTTCATCATCATTTCCGGCTACTTCTCGCGCAGCTTCGACATGCGCAAGGACCGGCTGCAGCGGCTGGTCACCGGGGTCGCGGTCCCCTATGTCCTCTTCGAGACCGCCTATGCGTTCTTCAAGCGCTGGGCGGACGACGATCCCGGGCACCCCATCAGCCTGCTCGACCCGTGGTTCCTGACGTGGTTCCTGGTGGCGCTGTTCATCTGGCGTCTGACCACCCCGCTGTGGAAGATCGTCCGCTGGCCGATTCCGCTCGCGGTGGCCATCGCCGTCATGGCCTCCGTGTCCCCGGACATCGGCGATGACCTGGATCTCCAGCGGGTGCTGCAGTTCCTCCCGTTCTTCGTCCTGGGACTGGCGCTGCGGCCCGAGCACTTCAAGCTGGTGCAGCGGCGGGCCGTGCGGATCGCCTCGCTGCCGGTCTTCGCCTGCGCGCTGGTGATGGCCTACTGGGCGGCGCCCCGGATGAGCTCGGCGTGGTTCTACCACCGCGACAGCGCCCAGGAGTTGGGCACCACCTGGTGGATCGGCGTGGTGATGACGCTGGCGCTCTTCGGCTGCTCGATCGTGATGACGGCCTGTTTCTTCTCCTGGGTACCGACCCGGCGGACGTGGTTCACGGTGCTGGGCGCCGGGACGCTCTACGGCTACCTGCTGCACGGTTTCCTGGCCAAGGGCTCGCGGTTCTGGGGCTGGTTCGACGACTACGAGTGGCTGCACTCCCCGCTCGGCGAGATCGCGGTCACCCTGCTCGCGGGAGCCATCGTGACGGCCCTGTGCACCCCGCCGGTCCGCAGGGTGTTCCGCTTCGCGATGGAGCCGACGATGGCCTGGGCGTTCCGGAAGGACCCGGCCGACACGGCGCGGGCCCGCGTCAGCGCCTGA
- a CDS encoding PP2C family protein-serine/threonine phosphatase — MTTGQGTEALTARVHKSLHRARIGVRKAGVDYFRGDGSDRFALAVLLLAIPALAAGTLGWPEWIAPTALVLPVIAGGLLLRPANLLILYAASAAALVVEAALFGPYDEGPERITPGTVLVVAAVGFSGLLIAQFRSRVGVPWRRGGTMLFDLRERIRVQSTLPALPEGWHHEMALRPAGGQFFSGDFVVASRTHGGQILEVVLTDVSGKGMDAASRALLLSGAFGGLLGSLPPHGFLPAANGYLLRQDWDEGFATSIHLVLDLESGDYELLSAGHLPALQLSAGSGRWEEKPGEGPLLGVYDGAQFDPVKGTLRPGDVLMLFTDGLVESAERDIAEGIDRLTGEADRYVASGFAGAAWHLIEAVAKDVNDDRALLLICRDA, encoded by the coding sequence ATGACAACCGGCCAGGGAACGGAAGCCCTGACGGCCCGGGTGCACAAAAGCCTGCACCGGGCCCGCATCGGCGTGCGCAAGGCCGGTGTCGACTACTTCCGCGGCGACGGCTCCGACCGGTTCGCGCTGGCCGTCCTCCTCCTCGCCATACCCGCCCTCGCCGCGGGCACCCTCGGATGGCCCGAATGGATCGCCCCGACGGCGCTGGTCCTCCCGGTCATCGCCGGCGGACTGCTGCTGCGGCCGGCCAACCTCCTGATCCTGTACGCCGCTTCCGCGGCCGCGCTGGTCGTCGAGGCCGCGCTGTTCGGCCCGTATGACGAAGGGCCGGAACGGATCACTCCGGGCACGGTCCTGGTCGTCGCCGCGGTCGGGTTCTCCGGCCTGCTGATCGCCCAGTTCCGCAGCCGGGTCGGGGTGCCCTGGCGGCGCGGCGGCACCATGCTCTTCGACCTGCGCGAACGGATCCGGGTCCAGAGCACGCTGCCCGCGCTCCCCGAGGGCTGGCACCACGAGATGGCGCTGCGCCCGGCCGGCGGCCAGTTCTTCTCCGGCGACTTCGTGGTGGCCTCCCGCACCCACGGCGGCCAGATCCTCGAAGTGGTGCTGACCGATGTCTCCGGCAAGGGCATGGACGCGGCCTCCCGCGCGCTGCTGCTGTCCGGTGCCTTCGGCGGCCTGCTCGGCTCGCTGCCGCCGCACGGCTTCCTGCCCGCCGCCAACGGCTATCTGCTGCGCCAGGACTGGGACGAGGGGTTCGCCACGTCCATCCATCTCGTCCTCGACCTGGAGTCCGGCGACTACGAACTCCTCTCCGCGGGACACCTGCCGGCCCTCCAGCTCAGTGCCGGCAGCGGCCGCTGGGAGGAGAAGCCGGGGGAGGGGCCGCTGCTCGGTGTCTACGACGGCGCCCAGTTCGACCCGGTCAAGGGGACGCTGCGGCCGGGCGATGTCCTGATGCTGTTCACCGACGGTCTGGTCGAGTCCGCCGAGCGTGATATCGCCGAGGGCATCGACCGGCTGACCGGCGAGGCCGACCGCTATGTCGCCAGTGGTTTCGCCGGGGCCGCCTGGCACCTGATCGAGGCCGTCGCCAAGGACGTCAACGACGACCGCGCGCTGCTGCTGATCTGCCGGGACGCGTAA
- a CDS encoding Fpg/Nei family DNA glycosylase — protein sequence MPEGHTIHRLALDHRARFEGGPVRASSPQGKFADGAALVDGQVMTTAEAHGKHLFLGFGPPRTSDDPPVSPPFDRGDPHRSRGYPHRWIHVHLGLFGKLGFGPAPAPPPTDTVRLRLANPAAYADLRGPTTCALISEDEKRAIHDRLGPDPLRPGDDGTRAWQRISRSRTTIAALLLDQKIIAGVGNVYRAEVLFRHHIDPYRPGRDLTRTEWDAIWSDLVFLMAEGVRDNRIDTVRPEHLPEAMGRPPRVDDHGGEVYVYRRAHQDCHLCGSEIRTAGLAARNLFWCPGCQPSTGGG from the coding sequence GTGCCCGAGGGGCATACGATCCACCGCCTCGCCCTGGACCACCGCGCCCGCTTCGAGGGCGGACCGGTACGGGCGAGCAGCCCCCAGGGCAAGTTCGCCGACGGCGCCGCCCTCGTGGACGGCCAGGTCATGACCACCGCGGAGGCGCACGGCAAACACCTCTTCCTCGGCTTCGGTCCCCCAAGGACCTCCGACGATCCCCCGGTCTCACCTCCGTTCGACCGGGGGGACCCCCATCGGTCCAGGGGGTACCCCCATCGCTGGATCCATGTGCACCTCGGCCTGTTCGGCAAGCTCGGCTTCGGCCCGGCCCCCGCCCCGCCGCCCACCGACACCGTGCGCCTCCGGCTCGCGAACCCGGCCGCCTACGCGGACCTGCGCGGCCCCACCACCTGCGCCCTGATCTCCGAGGACGAGAAGCGCGCGATACACGACCGGCTGGGCCCCGACCCGCTGCGCCCCGGGGACGACGGCACCCGCGCCTGGCAGCGGATCTCCCGCAGCCGTACGACGATCGCGGCGCTGCTGCTCGACCAGAAGATCATCGCCGGGGTCGGCAACGTCTACCGCGCCGAGGTCCTTTTCCGCCACCACATCGACCCCTACCGCCCCGGCCGCGACCTCACCCGCACCGAATGGGACGCGATCTGGTCCGACCTGGTGTTCCTGATGGCCGAGGGCGTCCGGGACAACCGGATCGACACCGTCCGCCCGGAACACCTGCCGGAGGCCATGGGCCGCCCGCCGCGGGTCGACGACCACGGCGGCGAGGTGTACGTCTACCGCCGGGCCCACCAGGACTGCCACCTCTGCGGCAGCGAGATCCGCACCGCCGGGCTCGCCGCCCGCAACCTCTTCTGGTGTCCGGGCTGCCAGCCGTCCACCGGCGGCGGCTGA
- a CDS encoding ribose-5-phosphate isomerase: MRVYLGSDHAGFELKNHLVEWLTAHGHEPVDCGPHIYDAQDDYPPFCLRAAERTAADPDSLGIVIGGSGNGEQIAANKVKGVRAALAWSEETAKLGREHNNANVISVGGRMHTQEEATRFIEVFLGTPYSGEERHTRRIDMLSAYETTGELPAIPAHHPQG; encoded by the coding sequence ATGCGCGTGTACCTCGGCTCCGACCATGCAGGTTTCGAACTCAAGAACCACCTCGTCGAGTGGCTCACGGCCCACGGCCACGAGCCCGTCGACTGCGGTCCCCACATTTACGACGCCCAGGACGACTACCCCCCGTTCTGCCTGCGCGCCGCGGAGCGGACCGCCGCCGACCCGGACAGCCTCGGCATCGTGATCGGCGGCTCCGGCAACGGCGAGCAGATCGCCGCCAACAAGGTCAAGGGCGTACGGGCCGCGCTGGCCTGGAGCGAGGAGACCGCCAAGCTCGGCCGCGAGCACAACAACGCCAACGTCATCTCCGTGGGCGGCCGGATGCACACCCAGGAAGAGGCGACCCGCTTCATCGAGGTCTTCCTCGGCACGCCCTACTCGGGCGAGGAGCGGCACACCCGCCGCATCGACATGCTCTCGGCCTACGAGACCACCGGCGAGCTGCCCGCCATCCCCGCCCACCACCCGCAGGGCTGA
- a CDS encoding amino acid permease, producing the protein MGAHPSPSSPGAGGTPTSTSVPTPGTGGGGSTGGQSQDGLQAGLKNRHLSMIAIGGVIGAGLFVGSGAGIAAAGPGILLSYALTGLLVVLVMRMLGEMAAASPTSGSFSAYADRALGRWAGFTIGWLYWFFWSVVLAVEATAAASILTGWVPAVPQWAWALLVMIVLTGTNLISVGSFGEFEFWFAGIKVVAIVVFIVVGALAICGLPPGGAPVGTENLTGHGGFLPHGPGAILSGMLLVVFSFMGSEIVTLAASEAPNPVQAVRKAVNSVIWRIALFYLGSIAVIVTLLPWNAKAVEKSPYVAVLQSLDIPYAGTVMDVVVLTAVLSCLNSGLYTASRMAFSLGQRGDAPKSFATVNKGGVPAVAIWASVAFGFVATIFSYTSKDTIFQFLLNSSGAVALFVWLVICFSQLRMRRVIERETPERLTVRMWLYPWLTYATIGLIVFVIGYMFYNPDGRQQMVLSVVAAVVVLAVGLILDRRRPRTAVADGADGADGAGAPGVGAGVTDRA; encoded by the coding sequence ATGGGCGCGCACCCTTCCCCGAGCTCTCCAGGAGCAGGGGGCACCCCCACCTCCACCTCGGTCCCCACCCCCGGCACCGGCGGCGGCGGGTCCACCGGGGGGCAGTCGCAGGACGGACTGCAGGCAGGGCTCAAGAATCGCCATCTGTCGATGATCGCCATCGGCGGTGTCATCGGCGCCGGCCTGTTCGTCGGCTCCGGCGCCGGTATCGCGGCCGCCGGGCCCGGCATCCTGCTCTCCTACGCGCTGACCGGTCTGCTGGTCGTGCTGGTCATGCGGATGCTGGGCGAGATGGCCGCGGCCTCGCCCACCTCAGGATCGTTCTCCGCGTACGCGGACCGGGCGCTGGGCCGCTGGGCCGGGTTCACGATCGGCTGGCTGTACTGGTTCTTCTGGTCGGTCGTGCTGGCCGTCGAGGCGACCGCGGCCGCCTCGATCCTCACCGGCTGGGTCCCGGCCGTCCCGCAGTGGGCCTGGGCGCTGCTGGTGATGATCGTGCTGACCGGTACCAACCTGATCTCGGTCGGGTCCTTCGGCGAGTTCGAGTTCTGGTTCGCCGGGATCAAGGTCGTCGCGATCGTCGTCTTCATCGTGGTGGGCGCGCTGGCGATATGCGGGCTGCCGCCGGGCGGTGCCCCGGTCGGCACGGAGAACCTGACCGGGCACGGCGGGTTCCTGCCGCACGGTCCCGGCGCGATCCTCTCCGGCATGCTGCTGGTGGTCTTCTCCTTCATGGGCAGCGAGATCGTGACGCTGGCGGCGAGCGAGGCACCGAACCCGGTGCAGGCCGTCCGCAAGGCCGTCAACAGCGTCATCTGGCGGATCGCGCTCTTCTACCTCGGCTCGATCGCGGTGATCGTGACGCTGCTTCCGTGGAACGCCAAGGCGGTGGAGAAGAGCCCGTACGTGGCCGTGCTGCAGTCGCTGGACATCCCGTACGCGGGCACCGTGATGGACGTCGTGGTGCTGACCGCGGTGCTGTCCTGTCTGAACTCCGGGCTCTACACCGCCTCCCGGATGGCGTTCTCGCTCGGTCAGCGCGGCGATGCGCCGAAGTCGTTCGCCACCGTCAACAAGGGCGGGGTGCCGGCGGTCGCGATCTGGGCGTCGGTCGCCTTCGGCTTCGTGGCGACGATCTTCAGCTACACCTCGAAGGACACCATCTTCCAGTTCCTGCTGAATTCGTCGGGCGCGGTGGCGCTGTTCGTGTGGCTGGTCATCTGCTTCTCGCAGCTGCGGATGCGCCGGGTCATCGAGCGGGAGACGCCGGAGCGGCTGACGGTGCGGATGTGGCTGTACCCGTGGCTGACCTACGCAACGATCGGGCTGATCGTCTTCGTCATCGGCTACATGTTCTACAACCCGGACGGGCGCCAGCAGATGGTGCTGTCGGTGGTCGCGGCCGTGGTGGTGCTGGCGGTCGGGCTGATCCTCGACCGGCGGCGGCCGCGGACGGCCGTGGCGGACGGGGCGGACGGGGCGGACGGGGCGGGTGCTCCGGGCGTCGGCGCCGGGGTGACGGACCGGGCGTAG
- a CDS encoding biotin transporter BioY, with product MSTAALSRPGTVLADLLPAATASRARVRDAALVLGGAALTGIAAQIAVPVPGSPVPVTGQTFAALLVGASLGAGRGALSLALYALAGMAGLPWFAGGASGAGGATFGYVVGMLLAATVVGALARRGGDRGVLRTAATMAAGTAVIYAVGVPCLALSTGMSLGQAVAAGLVPFLIGDALKAALAMGALPTAWKLAGRRG from the coding sequence ATGAGCACTGCCGCTCTTTCCCGTCCTGGCACCGTCCTGGCCGATCTGCTGCCGGCCGCCACCGCCTCCCGCGCCCGCGTCCGTGACGCCGCGCTGGTGCTCGGCGGCGCCGCGCTCACCGGCATCGCGGCGCAGATCGCCGTCCCGGTTCCCGGCTCACCGGTCCCGGTCACCGGCCAGACCTTCGCCGCCCTCCTGGTCGGCGCCTCGCTCGGCGCGGGCCGCGGTGCGCTGTCGCTGGCGCTGTACGCCCTGGCGGGGATGGCGGGCCTGCCGTGGTTCGCCGGCGGTGCCTCGGGCGCGGGCGGCGCCACCTTCGGCTATGTCGTGGGCATGCTGCTCGCCGCCACCGTCGTGGGCGCGCTGGCCCGGCGCGGCGGCGACCGCGGGGTGCTGCGCACCGCCGCCACCATGGCCGCGGGCACCGCCGTGATCTACGCCGTCGGCGTCCCCTGCCTGGCGCTGAGCACCGGCATGTCCCTCGGCCAGGCCGTCGCCGCCGGCCTCGTCCCGTTCCTGATCGGCGACGCCCTCAAGGCCGCGCTGGCCATGGGCGCGCTGCCCACGGCCTGGAAGCTGGCCGGGCGCCGCGGCTGA
- a CDS encoding amino acid permease produces the protein MHDAPTHAVESSPGTAADGKEPLAAGLKQRHLTMLGLGGVIGAGLFVGSGAGIAVAGPGIVLSYLIAGALAMLVMRMLGEMSAAMPASGAFSVHAERALGRWAGFSVGWLYWFLLVVVLAVEATGAAQIANGWAPAVPQWGWVLIFMIVFTLANLAAVKNFGEFEFWFATLKVTAIVLFLALSLLAVFGVLPDTEPVGLANLTGHGGFLPHGWSGVVSGVLAVVFAFGGLEVVTIAAAESDDPARAVGRAVRSAVWRILFFYVGSMLVIVTLLPWSSMQPGKSPYVAVLDSLGVPGAGQIMNIVVFVALLSALNANLYGSSRMIFSLAERGEAPRALLKVSGGGSPRSGGAESGGGVPRRAVLASVAFGFVSVLLNLKWPDSVFLYMLNAVGAVLLFVWGLIAVSQLRLRPRIARETPEKLTLRMWGFPYLTWASLVAMGGVLILMLTDDTARPQLLWSAGATGLVLLVAGVRALRERRGRR, from the coding sequence ATGCACGACGCACCGACCCATGCCGTCGAATCCTCCCCGGGGACGGCCGCCGACGGGAAAGAGCCGCTGGCCGCGGGCCTCAAGCAGCGCCATCTGACGATGCTGGGCCTGGGCGGAGTGATCGGCGCGGGCCTGTTCGTGGGCTCCGGCGCGGGGATCGCGGTCGCCGGTCCCGGGATCGTGCTGTCGTATCTGATCGCGGGCGCGCTGGCCATGCTGGTCATGCGGATGCTCGGCGAGATGTCGGCGGCGATGCCGGCGTCCGGGGCGTTCTCGGTGCACGCGGAGCGGGCGCTGGGGCGCTGGGCCGGCTTCAGCGTCGGCTGGCTGTACTGGTTCCTGCTGGTCGTGGTGCTGGCCGTGGAGGCCACCGGTGCGGCGCAGATCGCGAACGGCTGGGCCCCGGCGGTGCCGCAGTGGGGCTGGGTGCTGATCTTCATGATCGTCTTCACCCTCGCCAACCTGGCCGCGGTGAAGAACTTCGGCGAGTTCGAGTTCTGGTTCGCGACGCTGAAGGTCACCGCGATCGTGCTGTTCCTCGCGCTGAGCCTGCTGGCGGTCTTCGGGGTGCTGCCGGACACCGAGCCCGTCGGGCTGGCGAACCTCACCGGGCACGGCGGCTTCCTGCCGCACGGCTGGTCCGGGGTGGTCTCCGGGGTCCTGGCCGTGGTGTTCGCCTTCGGCGGCCTGGAGGTCGTCACCATCGCCGCGGCCGAGTCGGACGATCCGGCGCGTGCGGTGGGCCGGGCGGTGCGCAGCGCGGTCTGGCGCATCCTGTTCTTCTACGTCGGCTCGATGCTGGTCATCGTGACCCTGCTGCCCTGGTCGTCGATGCAGCCGGGCAAGAGCCCCTACGTCGCGGTGCTGGACAGCCTCGGGGTGCCGGGCGCCGGCCAGATCATGAACATCGTGGTGTTCGTGGCGCTGCTCTCCGCGCTGAACGCCAACCTCTACGGCTCGTCGCGGATGATCTTCTCGCTGGCCGAGCGGGGCGAGGCGCCGCGGGCGCTGCTGAAGGTGTCGGGAGGGGGGTCCCCCCGCTCGGGCGGAGCCGAGAGTGGGGGAGGGGTGCCGCGGCGTGCGGTGCTGGCCTCGGTGGCGTTCGGGTTCGTCTCCGTCCTGCTGAATCTGAAGTGGCCGGATTCGGTCTTCCTCTACATGCTCAACGCGGTCGGCGCGGTGCTGCTCTTCGTCTGGGGCCTGATCGCCGTCTCCCAGCTGCGGCTGCGTCCGCGGATCGCCCGCGAGACGCCCGAGAAGCTGACCCTGCGGATGTGGGGCTTCCCGTATCTGACCTGGGCGTCGCTGGTGGCGATGGGCGGGGTGCTGATCCTGATGCTGACCGATGACACGGCCCGGCCGCAGCTTTTGTGGTCGGCCGGGGCGACCGGTCTGGTGCTGCTCGTCGCGGGCGTACGGGCGCTCCGGGAGCGTCGCGGGCGCCGCTGA
- a CDS encoding amino acid permease, whose protein sequence is MNRTPSSAASAREHGDAVQGAGPDSSSLSNGLKQRHLSMIALGGVIGAGLFVGSRAGIAAAGPSIVLAYAVSGALVMLIMRMLGEMAAANPASGSFSVHAERSIGSWAGFTVGWMFTALLCVAVAAEALGAADVMHQWFPGTQPWVWVLLFMLLFTGTNLTAVSNFGEFEFWFAALKVAAIGLFLILGLLAIFGVLPGTHAPGTSHLTGDGGFLPKGVDGLMVGLLASVFAYGGLETVTIAAAESKDPVRGVARAVRTAMWRIALFYVGSMAVIVTVIPWSAPSIAKSGPYVAVLDYLKIPAAGQIMNVVILIALLSAVNANLYGASRMAYSLISRGQGPAFLAKVSSGVPRRAVLLCSAFGFLAVLFSFLWPTTVFQWLLNMVGAAVLVVWGFIAVAQLRMRRRLEREAPEKLVVKMWAFPVLTWVALAGIVVVLLLMVRDENQRIQLLFTGGFGAVLAVIGLIRQRSLGSGAGLAKE, encoded by the coding sequence ATGAATCGGACACCCTCGTCCGCCGCATCCGCGCGCGAGCACGGCGACGCGGTCCAGGGCGCCGGCCCCGACAGCTCCTCGCTGTCCAACGGCCTCAAGCAGCGCCACCTCTCGATGATCGCCCTGGGCGGGGTGATCGGCGCGGGCCTGTTCGTCGGCTCCCGCGCCGGCATCGCGGCGGCCGGTCCGTCGATCGTGCTGGCCTATGCCGTCTCCGGCGCGCTGGTCATGCTGATCATGCGGATGCTCGGCGAGATGGCCGCGGCGAATCCGGCCTCCGGCTCCTTTTCCGTGCACGCCGAGCGCTCCATAGGCTCCTGGGCCGGGTTCACGGTGGGCTGGATGTTCACCGCGCTGCTGTGTGTGGCGGTGGCCGCCGAGGCGCTGGGCGCCGCGGACGTGATGCACCAGTGGTTCCCCGGCACCCAGCCCTGGGTGTGGGTCCTGCTGTTCATGCTGCTCTTCACCGGAACCAACCTGACCGCGGTCTCCAACTTCGGTGAGTTCGAGTTCTGGTTCGCCGCCCTGAAGGTCGCGGCGATCGGCCTCTTCCTGATCCTGGGCCTGCTGGCCATCTTCGGTGTGCTCCCCGGCACCCACGCCCCGGGCACCTCGCACCTCACCGGTGACGGCGGCTTCCTGCCCAAGGGCGTCGACGGCCTGATGGTCGGTCTGCTGGCGTCGGTGTTCGCCTACGGCGGGCTGGAGACGGTGACCATCGCGGCCGCCGAGTCCAAGGACCCGGTACGCGGTGTGGCCCGCGCCGTGCGCACCGCGATGTGGCGGATAGCCCTCTTCTACGTCGGCTCGATGGCCGTCATCGTCACGGTCATCCCCTGGAGTGCCCCCTCCATCGCCAAGAGCGGCCCGTACGTCGCGGTCCTGGACTATCTCAAGATCCCGGCGGCCGGCCAGATCATGAACGTGGTCATCCTGATCGCGCTGCTCTCCGCGGTGAACGCCAACCTCTACGGCGCCTCGCGGATGGCCTACTCCCTCATCTCCCGCGGCCAGGGCCCGGCCTTCCTCGCCAAGGTGAGCAGCGGCGTCCCGCGCCGGGCCGTCCTGCTGTGCTCCGCCTTCGGCTTCCTCGCGGTCCTCTTCAGCTTCCTGTGGCCCACCACGGTCTTCCAGTGGCTGCTGAACATGGTCGGCGCGGCCGTCCTGGTGGTGTGGGGCTTCATCGCCGTCGCCCAGCTGCGGATGCGGCGCCGGCTGGAGCGCGAGGCGCCCGAGAAGCTCGTGGTGAAGATGTGGGCCTTCCCGGTCCTGACCTGGGTGGCGCTGGCGGGCATCGTCGTCGTGCTGCTGCTGATGGTGCGCGACGAGAACCAGCGGATCCAGCTGCTGTTCACCGGTGGCTTCGGGGCGGTGCTGGCCGTGATCGGGCTCATCCGGCAGCGATCGCTGGGCAGCGGCGCCGGCCTGGCCAAGGAGTAG